A single Macaca fascicularis isolate 582-1 chromosome 13, T2T-MFA8v1.1 DNA region contains:
- the MSGN1 gene encoding mesogenin-1: MDNLRETFLSLEDGLGSSDSPGLLSSWDWKDRAGPFELNQASPSQSLSPAPSLESYSSSPCPVVTGLPCEHGGASSGGSDGCSVGGASGLVEVDYNMLAFQPAYLQGGGGPKAQKGTKVRMSVQRRRKASEREKLRMRTLADALHTLRNYLPPVYSQRGQPLTKIQTLKYTIKYIGELTDLLNRGREPRAQSA, from the coding sequence ATGGACAACCTGCGCGAGACTTTCCTCAGTCTCGAGGATGGCTTGGGCTCCTCTGACAGCCCTGGTCTGCTGTCTTCCTGGGACTGGAAGGACAGGGCAGGGCCCTTTGAGCTGAACCAGGCCTCCCCATCTCAGAGCCTTTCCCCGGCTCCATCGCTGGAATCCTATTCTTCTTCTCCCTGTCCAGTTGTGACTGGGCTGCCCTGTGAGCATGGCGGGGCCAGCAGTGGGGGCAGCGATGGCTGCAGTGTTGGTGGGGCCAGTGGCCTGGTAGAGGTGGACTACAATATGTTAGCTTTCCAGCCCGCCTACCTGCAGGGTGGTGGTGGCCCCAAGGCCCAGAAGGGCACCAAAGTCAGGATGTCTGTCCAGCGGAGGCGGAAAGCCAGCGAGAGGGAGAAGCtcaggatgaggaccttggcagatgCCCTGCACACCCTCCGGAATTACCTGCCACCTGTCTACAGCCAGAGAGGCCAGCCGCTCACCAAGATCCAGACACTCAAGTACACCATCAAGTACATCGGGGAACTCACAGACCTCCTCAACCGCGGCAGagagcccagagcccagagcGCATGA